Part of the Leptodactylus fuscus isolate aLepFus1 chromosome 6, aLepFus1.hap2, whole genome shotgun sequence genome, AAAATGGGGTACAGAATGAGTTCACAGTGTCAATGACAAGACAATGAGTATGAGATATTGGAGGGAAGGGGGTGACGACATatttgtatagatgtgtatactaCCTGTTCGTAGCCATAGGGCCTTTGTTGTGGGGCAGAAGACGCGGACTGTGCCCGATAGCTGGAGTAGGTTTGGCTCTGGCCTTGCTGGTAAGTTGAATACTGTGAGGACGAGCCCTGTGCTGGAACTGAAATGAATGACAAATTCCAATTTCAGCATCTTTGTTGGTAGTTGTAGTTTCCCAACAGCTTGGTTATTTTGTTTTGTGACACGGATCAGATTTGAAGCCCCGTCTTACCATATCCCTGTTGTTGCTGTCCTGGATAGTTCTGTTGATTGGAGTACTGCTGTTGCTGAGTGTATGCCTGTTGCTGACCTGTTCCTTGCTGATACCCACTCTGCTGTTGGCTGTACTGGGCATTTCCGGCTAAATAGTAAATAAATGAACAAACAAATAGGTGAATGGTGGACAAAGTGAATTACAATTACAGAAAAAGACCTGCATTTGTGACCCTGTCCCCTTAAACAGGGTCAGCACTACAGGGGAGTGCAGAGTTATCAATCACTATTAGGTcctggagggggcccaaaggggCCAAAAtcctctctacaatataagacGACACCAGtgctatagatagcacatggggCCTTATTACAGATTTCCAAAGGGGCACAGGAGGTTTAAGTTACTCCTCTACCTCCACAGCTTGTCCATTCTTTTCCCCAGCTGTCCCTTCTCACctgactaaaatatttaacctctcagtCTCCTGGTCTCTTTCCTTGCTCCTTAAACATGCTGTCATGAAGCCACAAATAAAAGCTGACCTGGCCTGTGCTAATAATACCAAGCAGTCTCTAATCTCCATTTCTTCTCCAGACTTGGAACGCTTGGCCTGCTTTTGCCCAATTTGCTATGTCTCTCTATTGGAACTCCTTACTGTCTGACTTCCACATTCTATAGCCTACTGAACCTACTCTTACAGAAGTGTtcaatgatctcctgacagctAAATTTAATGGCAACTACTCACTACTTATTCTCTTGGATCTCTCTGCAGGTTTTGACACTGTAGGCCACCAACTCCTCCTCAGTATGCTTCATCTACTGGCTACAATGACAATCTTGGTCCTCTTATCTCTCTGACCGTTCATTTGGTTTATAAATTACCGGCTCTACCTCTTCTTCCATTCCCCTTGCTGTCGGCTCCTCAGGACTCAGTTGTGGGTTTCTAGCTCTTCTTTCTCTACACAGATAGTATTGGCTaaaccatcagcagatttggctTTCAGTGCCATCTCTACATTGAGGACACCCAACGCACTACTACAAAATACCTGTAATGGTTTGTCTGTAACATCAAGTcttctctctatctgaaacttaaaggggttggccattttcagatcaatattggagaaacaaatattattgtttgcataataaaaagatttttccaatacactttctgtatcaattcctcagttttctagatctctgcttgctgtcattcattctgttacttctagtggataaaactctgaccatgaatATGTGACAaataatccatggtcatgtgacggacatACAGGTGCACAAATTATTAccaagcagatgtctgattagTGTGCTGTGACTtgatcatggactgtaaatcacatgaccatggtcagtaaTTTATCCACCAGAAgtatgaatggcagcaagcagagatctagaaaaccatgagaaattgctacagaaagaatattggaaaattgtacaacttactcttataaaaacaataacatttgtctctcaatattggtctgaacgtggccaacccctttaatctctcaAAGTGTGAATTTATTGTGTTTCCACCATCTACTAACATACCTAAACCTGGTACTTTCATTTCCATCCATGGCCTTAACTCAGATGCAGAATACCTACTGTCTTGGTGTTAATTTTGGATCCCTTGCACACGagtcacctgcacctcaaaaacatttccAGATTCTGTCCACTTCTTTTCACAGAAACAACAAATAACCTTATTGTCGCTCTTACTCATTCTCATCTTGATTACCGTAAATCCCTACTAATCGGTTGGTCTAACACTTACTAAACTCATTCCTCTCCCATGTATCCTAAATGAATCAGCCAGACTCATCTTTCAGTACAGTTGCTACACTGATGCCTTCAGTCTGTGCCACTCACTACATTGGTTGTCTGTCCACTACACAATACAATTTAACCTTCTCAttctcatccacaaagctcttCATAGCGTATATAGGTTACCTCCATTCTTCCAGCGATCTAATACTAACATGCTACATGATCTGAATCTTCCATTACCATCATCAAAACTTCTCTAGTTGTTCCAGTTCTCTGGAATGGGCTACCTTAACATTTCTGCTTAACTTGAATAGTTTCAAATGTGCCCTAAAAACATAATCTAAATTTTCTACACTTACTGTCTCTGAACTAACGCTTCTGTTTACTACTCCCTTCTACATTATTCCTCAGACCCTGATGCCTTTATCTAACAGTAATCCTGCATGCCAATGCACAGTATATGTACATATACAGATACTAGCTGGTGACAAAGTCATTCAGTTTTATTTGTGTTACCCAGATGGCTGGATCATTGTAAAAGCACATAGAAACATATTAAGCCCTCTCTTCTATATGAATCATTGTCTAATTTTGTCTGTGCAAGTttttaaagtgctgctgaatatgttTATTAAATGCATGTATGCTTTTTTCCTGACCTCCTTCATAGTAGTGCTGTGAGGAATCATCAAATGTCCGGTCATAGCTCTGTTCACCATAAGAGGACTGTTGGTATGAGTAGTCACCATGTCCTAAATTAGAGAACAACAGTAAATGGTTGTACAGCGCCCTCtattttatataaagaacacatcATCTTAAAGTGCAAATCTGTTCCTGAAGAATAAGACATTTTACATTTCTAGTAAACATATATAGAAGAGTTAAATGTGTTACATTGGCTAGCCAGGATTACAAAAGCATGGCTGCTATCGTACAGAAACAGCAGAGGGTGGTCCATGGtttgtgtcaggtattgcagcttggATACAACAAAGTGAATAGGGTTGCCATATCAGATTCAACACATGGACAGTTGTGTCACAGCCATGTTTTAACCTgtgtaacccctttaaaggggtaatgAACCAATAAGACATAAAAAGCAGAATTATATACACCAAgactagtgctgcaaggctacttCAGCCATAACAATAGCAAGGTTAATCCCTTATGATACGCTGTGATCATCACCGCTAATGAAAGTGGATGTGGTGTGGTTGCACTACAACTTCATTtcagacaaaatgacatgtcctgaCTATGAAATACATAAGAAAAGTTGGGAATAGATATttcctaatgtggcattatactgtgtggggagcagtaaggagcaatatactgtaaGTGGGGGCAGTAAGTattataatactgtttgtgggggcattgagaagcattatactgagggggggggcaCCCAAACAATATTATGACGCCCCATTATCGTACCGCCTCATGTTATGCTCCTCTgtcgcccccccccagtatatttccccattagtgcccccacacataatTAACATTACCAGCGGCCAGAAGGAACGTTCATCTCCCACCTGGCTCTCCTCAAGGCCTGACCCCTTACACTATGAAACAGCAGGGATCGGCAATTGTCCCTGCTGCGTGCACAACAAGGGATCAGGTGCAAGGGATCAGGACTTGGATGGTGACAGCAGGCGGGAGATTAAGGTTTCTCCTGGCCGTAGTCTGCCAGTGGAGTATCCCTACTGTATCATGTCGTTGCAGGAATAAAAGGTAAATATTGAATTCAACAGAattttgcggcctggactgtatataatgtattttaGGGTGGGGAGAACTATTACCTTTGGGGGTCACCAGTATTTATGTGGTGGGACAAATAGGACAATATTACGTATGAGCGGGGACTGTTACCTGTAGAAAGGAGATAATTAGGACACCATTACCTATCTGTATTAACAATATGTTAACATCAGCCTCATGGTTGCCTTCAACAGCTATAATTGTAACTACACCTAACTACCTTTATATAGTCACCAAATTACTAATGGACCTTTGAAGACAACCATAAGGCTGATTTGGCCCTTGGCGAAAATGAGTTTCACTCCCCTGCTGTAAACAAAGTAGCCTTTATTAAGATAAACTCTTGATACCAGAAATCAACGTAGAAAGATGTGACACGTACCATCTGTGTAATACTGCTGGCTCATAGACTCAGAAGAACTCTGACTGTGTGCATACTGCTCGCTGTAGTACTCCTCTTGACCCAGATATTGCTGAGCAGAACCTTGACAAAGGGCATAAagaaaaaaacacctcaaaattGGTTTGCAAAACAATGATATATATGGTGATATGGCATGGCATGTACAGTGAACCATGCCAATTCAATTCACCTCACCTTGTTGAGATGATCTGTATGGTCCCAAAGGCCTCTGACCCATCATGCTGCTTCCTTGGTTACTCTGGCTCATAATGGAGATTGAGGACTGTCCTTGGTAATGCTGACCTCCTCCTTGTGCTGTGGTGTaatgagagctggcagcttgctgatgCATCATGGACACTGTTATACACAATAAAACAAAGTGAAAGAAGATAACATATAGTATGacaaagtcatatatatatatatatatatatatatatatatatatatatatatatatatatatatatatatatatatattatatgcatgcagtggcataacaaaagtcttgtgggccctgatgcaatcttttgtctggggccccctgcctcaaccctacagcgaattcttgat contains:
- the SS18L1 gene encoding calcium-responsive transactivator codes for the protein MSVAFASARPRGKGEVTQQTIQKMLDENHHLIQCIMDYQSKGKTAECTQYQQILHRNLVYLATIADSNQNMQSLLPAPPTQSMNLGPGGMSQTGPSQSLHSQGNLSDALGASIPPSSLMQSQISNGPNHVTMQQSGQTTLPTTSLSMAVSSHGTAPGYSHAVPSSQNMPMQSQSTIGNYVSRANMNMPTNPVSMMHQQAASSHYTTAQGGGQHYQGQSSISIMSQSNQGSSMMGQRPLGPYRSSQQGSAQQYLGQEEYYSEQYAHSQSSSESMSQQYYTDGHGDYSYQQSSYGEQSYDRTFDDSSQHYYEGAGNAQYSQQQSGYQQGTGQQQAYTQQQQYSNQQNYPGQQQQGYVPAQGSSSQYSTYQQGQSQTYSSYRAQSASSAPQQRPYGYEQGQYGNYQQ